A single region of the Chryseobacterium culicis genome encodes:
- a CDS encoding S41 family peptidase: MKNFFKLQCIAIAVFLISCTNNNDESAPVFPEGSTESVNLWVQDSMKRYYYWADQMPVKPDYRLPVKDFFKSLLSPQDRFSFMVNTEDSSTYPRSIRNMYGFDYSIVQLASNKVVTVVKLVLQNSPAFNSGLERGMIITKVNGKIMTAANAEAMASSIKDQTVVELTVGKWQNGAVTDEKDITVYYGFSFEQPVLSKVFEKNGKKAGYLYIYDFPDGMTQTLNQKFGELKAAGVQELILDLRYNYGGSVSSAAALCSLIPSGLSSGSPFIIFKGNKNGGEVKRTFAQQIAYDPKALDFNTLRANALGLQKVFILTSNSTASAAEIVVNNLKPYMQVIQIGDTTLGKDMAGFVVEDKRKPRKISWQIHPVIYKVFNANEAGEYSNGISPQVNVNEFAGLPLLPLGDPNETLISSALNGGYFKSVGKDNARVKILFQSDVPPVMMEK; the protein is encoded by the coding sequence ATGAAAAATTTTTTTAAACTTCAATGCATTGCCATCGCAGTCTTTCTCATTTCGTGTACGAATAATAATGATGAAAGTGCACCCGTTTTTCCGGAAGGAAGTACAGAATCTGTAAATCTATGGGTTCAGGACAGCATGAAACGATATTATTACTGGGCAGACCAAATGCCTGTAAAACCAGATTACCGACTTCCTGTAAAAGATTTTTTTAAAAGTCTGCTGTCTCCTCAGGATCGGTTTTCTTTCATGGTGAATACTGAAGATTCCTCTACCTATCCACGTTCCATAAGGAATATGTATGGTTTTGATTATTCCATTGTTCAGCTTGCCAGCAACAAGGTGGTTACGGTAGTGAAGCTGGTTCTTCAAAACTCTCCTGCCTTTAACTCAGGGCTTGAACGGGGAATGATCATTACCAAAGTTAATGGAAAGATAATGACAGCCGCGAATGCTGAAGCAATGGCTTCTTCCATTAAAGATCAGACTGTGGTAGAACTTACCGTTGGAAAATGGCAAAACGGAGCTGTAACCGATGAAAAAGATATTACCGTTTACTATGGTTTCTCTTTTGAGCAGCCTGTTTTATCTAAAGTTTTTGAGAAAAACGGTAAAAAAGCAGGATATCTGTACATCTATGATTTTCCCGACGGGATGACTCAGACTCTGAATCAAAAGTTTGGGGAACTGAAAGCGGCCGGAGTACAGGAACTCATTCTCGATCTCCGATACAATTATGGAGGCTCTGTATCATCTGCAGCAGCACTTTGTTCACTCATTCCCTCAGGGTTATCATCTGGTTCGCCATTCATCATTTTTAAAGGAAATAAAAACGGAGGAGAAGTAAAAAGGACATTTGCCCAACAGATTGCTTATGATCCCAAAGCGCTTGATTTTAATACATTACGAGCCAATGCGCTTGGGTTGCAGAAAGTTTTTATCCTCACATCGAACAGTACAGCATCGGCAGCCGAAATTGTTGTGAATAACCTCAAACCTTATATGCAGGTTATTCAGATTGGAGATACTACACTGGGAAAAGATATGGCAGGATTTGTAGTAGAAGACAAACGTAAACCGAGAAAAATTTCCTGGCAGATCCATCCGGTAATTTATAAAGTATTTAACGCGAATGAAGCCGGAGAATACAGCAATGGAATTTCCCCTCAGGTCAATGTCAATGAATTTGCCGGACTGCCATTATTACCTTTGGGCGATCCTAATGAAACCCTTATTTCTTCTGCTCTTAATGGAGGTTATTTCAAATCTGTAGGGAAGGATAATGCCCGTGTTAAGATTCTATTTCAAAGTGATGTGCCTCCGGTGATGATGGAAAAATAA
- a CDS encoding sterol desaturase family protein translates to MNFNQTELSGYLQIFWQFSWPQWIIFSLVINIFLYLFSIGLYVFIEKTCRKSQLQEKNHPVTRSDFYLSLMTIVCNSFVLLLGAFLWKTGWIVLGQTQSVIGIIAEVVALLLLMDLLMYFFHFAAHLPFIYKTLHGKHHEHVSTNFLSLFVLHPFETIGFGLMMLVLLIGYDFSVTSVSIYLLLNLIWGTIGHLNREFFPASFDRFFVGTTRFHNQHHLDESKNFGFYTSIWDRLFRTYK, encoded by the coding sequence ATGAATTTTAATCAAACAGAACTTTCCGGTTATTTACAGATATTTTGGCAGTTTTCCTGGCCACAATGGATTATATTCAGTCTGGTCATTAATATTTTTCTGTATCTGTTCTCCATAGGATTATATGTTTTTATTGAAAAGACTTGCCGTAAAAGCCAGTTACAGGAGAAAAATCATCCTGTCACAAGATCCGATTTTTATCTCAGCCTGATGACGATTGTATGTAACAGCTTTGTACTGCTGCTTGGAGCTTTCTTATGGAAAACCGGATGGATTGTATTGGGGCAGACTCAATCTGTAATTGGGATAATAGCGGAGGTTGTTGCTTTGCTTCTCTTAATGGATCTCCTGATGTATTTTTTTCATTTTGCCGCTCATTTACCTTTCATCTATAAAACTCTGCATGGAAAACATCATGAGCATGTCAGTACCAATTTTTTAAGTCTTTTTGTGCTGCATCCTTTTGAAACCATAGGATTTGGATTGATGATGCTGGTGTTACTTATAGGCTATGATTTTTCTGTAACTTCTGTTTCAATTTACCTTCTGCTGAACCTTATCTGGGGAACTATAGGACATTTAAACAGGGAGTTTTTTCCAGCTTCTTTTGACCGTTTCTTCGTGGGAACAACAAGGTTTCACAACCAACATCATTTGGATGAAAGCAAAAATTTTGGATTTTATACCTCGATTTGGGATCGTTTATTCAGAACGTATAAGTAG